From Thermogladius calderae 1633, a single genomic window includes:
- a CDS encoding 4Fe-4S binding protein, translating to MSYRVVLDIEKCDKCMLCVDLCPLHVFYTDKNGEIRVNDSRCIGCFACVPLCPRRAIKVFVDGKSLPEGSTA from the coding sequence ATGAGTTATAGAGTGGTGCTGGACATTGAGAAGTGCGACAAGTGTATGCTTTGCGTCGACCTGTGCCCGCTACACGTCTTTTACACGGATAAGAACGGTGAAATACGCGTTAACGACTCTCGCTGTATAGGGTGTTTTGCCTGCGTACCTCTCTGCCCTAGGAGGGCCATCAAGGTCTTTGTTGACGGAAAGTCTCTTCCAGAGGGAAGTACGGCTTGA
- a CDS encoding CehA/McbA family metallohydrolase, which produces MRVKADLHIHSLYSDGKNSPSEIVHRAADIGLAVISISDHNTFEGSMRAVRQVPKGALEVLVVPGAEVRTDRGDVLVYCEHPFDTPYRLEELVDKAHENNCLVVPAHPFDLFRLGIGEYVYSVRGWDAIEVWNASSTKASNRRAVQAARELGLPGLANSDAHVVEQVGSAYTIVEVDDLGLQHVLESIRRGRVHPVFGHHGVKATFKWVEWSIERRIRDLLEGK; this is translated from the coding sequence GTGAGGGTCAAGGCCGACCTCCACATACACTCCCTCTACAGCGACGGGAAGAACTCTCCAAGCGAGATAGTCCACCGTGCTGCAGACATCGGGTTAGCCGTGATATCGATAAGCGACCACAACACCTTCGAGGGTAGTATGAGAGCCGTAAGGCAAGTACCCAAGGGCGCACTGGAGGTGCTGGTGGTTCCTGGGGCGGAGGTTAGGACGGACAGAGGAGACGTGTTGGTCTACTGCGAACACCCTTTCGACACGCCGTATAGGCTTGAAGAGCTTGTCGATAAAGCACACGAGAACAACTGTCTCGTGGTCCCCGCTCACCCGTTCGACCTCTTCAGGCTCGGTATAGGCGAGTACGTGTACAGCGTGAGGGGGTGGGACGCTATAGAGGTTTGGAACGCATCTTCTACCAAGGCCTCCAACAGGAGGGCGGTTCAGGCGGCCAGGGAGCTGGGCCTACCCGGGCTAGCCAACAGCGACGCGCATGTAGTCGAACAGGTCGGTTCCGCCTACACGATCGTCGAAGTAGACGACCTAGGGCTTCAACACGTTTTGGAGTCCATTAGGAGAGGCCGGGTACATCCAGTATTCGGGCATCACGGAGTGAAAGCGACCTTTAAGTGGGTCGAGTGGAGCATTGAGAGGAGGATTAGAGACCTGTTGGAGGGCAAGTAG